One Notolabrus celidotus isolate fNotCel1 chromosome 16, fNotCel1.pri, whole genome shotgun sequence DNA window includes the following coding sequences:
- the parp10 gene encoding protein mono-ADP-ribosyltransferase PARP10, producing MSAESPEERTVEVLALPEVVDEELLFLYFENKRRSGGGSLVSVDKKKDRAILVFEEADAAARVLTKGHHVLHNAELCVRKPATKDPCRLLLRGINPNTNAEMIDLFVENMMGLNPPDFSLHHSPGRDLLLIQLSQPFSKDFQSVSAKISKRKLDGAKLTLEQVDQTDSILVENLHPGTISDMITLHFENKGGGSEKVKEITKLSESTARVSFTSYEAVDLVLNQPHRLDGADLVVRPYFDFLQPDQSLTSQDSAAGGGGTTEGSNEDLTETPMQTSPSVDVSTNSQTPSQTAPEPLPAHMAEEENAVEVMEEQSPEEEALPSHVAVADPIKLSLFRLSTFKEDIEKAYPDFTIQIKDNGVYITGSDRQKMEQIRNTILDSFAKIAECHLILELEMAHFLAREDVREHLLHAMNQMGLSSMYTVSGCNVVVTSLSQQSANQACSFLKSQLCHFSIPMVAEYECMLYCREWTEFMQALSFSSVKVSERGNIDVLTLKDMESEKQVAIQEFLSTPIERETVIPMEPGMLKYIQNHCHQLLADMDQVSIFPLEADDACGLKIHGPAIACQMAEEVLQSVISSVLTKTITVNAPGITRFFADDECKNLMKEMERKFSVYINPLYVTWEPLAHQDVFETAWMQMSRRNFPRVSLDDSAAELKSDSMQTDGAADKGLLEEAKRLVPTVDVKLEEGVSDGLDGVEEEDLYTAEEPPAVADQDSGAMLVDTSLPTAGEKTTQLNDGAVGLSRELEEEAQLSLAIQYSMESSDWSLEDEEEQLKRALELSKTMVQHADKSPRVDKPRRQDMSIQEAIKAASTLQLFVFAGYACDLTRVDIAFGKKVSQRQVEERVEHRTVKRMSEYHKNCLEMIKRKHAVDIQVQGTIITVSGFKDFVYGGMLDVKLLLEKMPNYVSDSEILRTVQWLHENPATKDSIPYSPDAIVFIENIWRKKLTEVDILLDNQPHRIDFEKMQEYNIASGKSVKISRKRVDVGDLETEVPVEEYSLLSNLPEASKVHEESDEFQNVVKSFYETIQEYHSKIRIIQVEKLMNRLLYNQYKLKKASVLQQATYPVVERTLYHGTSETSVKEICVHGFNRSFCGKNATVYGQGVYFAVNSALSVQDQYSPPNSDGYKFIMVSKVLTGDYTKGCHSMKTAPLKETGDIPLRYDSVTDDITKPSMFVIFNDTQAFPEYLITCQRIHR from the exons aTGTCTGCTGAAAGcccggaggagaggacggtgGAGGTGCTGGCGCTACCTGAAGTAGTCGATGAGGAGCTGCTCTTTCTGTACTTCGAGAATAAGCGCCGCTCTGGAGGAGGTTCACTCGTCTCCGTGGATAAGAAGAAGGATCGAGCGATACTGGTGTTTGAAGAGGCAGACG CTGCAGCCAGAGTCCTTACCAAAGGTCACCATGTTCTGCACAATGCTGAGCTGTGTGTGAGGAAGCCGGCCACCAAGGACCCGTGTCGACTGCTGCTGCGTGGAATCAACCCCAACACCAACGCTGAGATGATAGATCTCTTTGTGGAGAACATGATGGGGCTGAATCCACCCGACTTCAGCCTCCATCATTCACCCGGGAGAGATCTCCTCCTCATTCAGCTCAGCCAACCCTTCTCTAAag ATTTCCAAAGTGTTAGTGCAAAAATCTCCAAGAGGAAACTTGATGGAGCCAAGTTGACGCTTGAACAGGTCGACCAAACGGACTCCATCCTGGTGGAGAATCTGCACCCTGGCACCATTTCAGACATGATCACTTTGCATTTTGAGAACAAGGGAGGTGGGAGTGAGAAGGTGAAGGAGATCACAAAGCTTTCCGAGAGCACCGCCAGGGTGTCCTTTACAAGTTATGAAG CCGTCGACCTGGTCCTGAATCAGCCACACAGACTGGATGGGGCTGATCTTGTAGTGAGGCCGTACTTTGATTTTCTTCAACCTGATCAGAGTTTAACATCACAAGACTCTGCAGCTGGAGGCGGAGGTACAACTGAGGGAAGCAACGAGGATCTGACAGAGACTCCCATGCAGACTAGTCCCTCTGTTGACGTCAGCACAAACAGCCAGACCCCCTCTCAGACGGCTCCAGAGCCACTCCCTGCCCACATGGCAGAAGAGGAGAATGCAGTTGAGGTCATGGAGGAACAATCGCCGGAAGAAGAAGCACTACCCAGCCATGTTGCTGTTGCTGATCCTATAAAACTGTCTTTGTTTCGACTCAGCACCTTTAAAGAGGACATTGAAAAGGCTTACCCAGATTTCACCATCCAAATCAAAGACAATGGCGTGTACATAACCGGATCTGACCGGCAGAAGATGGAGCAGATAAGAAACACAATCCTGGACTCTTTTGCAAAAATAGCTGAGTGTCATTTAATCCTGGAGCTAGAGATGGCTCATTTCCTGGCACGAGAAGACGTTAGAGAGCATCTCCTGCACGCAATGAATCAAATGGGATTATCCTCTATGTACACTGTGTCAGGCTGTAACGTGGTGGTGACCTCCCTCAGTCAGCAATCTGCTAACCAGGCATGTAGCTTTTTGAAATCCCAGCTGTGTCACTTCAGCATACCGATGGTGGCAGAATATGAGTGCATGCTGTACTGCAGAGAATGGACTGAGTTCATGCAGGCTCTGAGTTTCTCCTCCGTAAAGGTGTCAGAGCGAGGGAACATCGATGTGCTAACTCTGAAAGACATGGAGAGTGAGAAGCAGGTTGCAATCCAGGAGTTCCTCTCTACACCTATTGAAAGAGAGACAGTCATCCCTATGGAGCCAGGCATGCTGAAATACATCCAGAACCACTGTCATCAGCTGTTGGCTGACATGGACCAAGTGTCTATTTTCCCACTAGAAGCAGACGATGCTTGTGGGTTGAAG ATCCATGGTCCGGCTATTGCCTGTCAGATGGCCGAGGAGGTGCTGCAAAGTGTCATTTCCTCTGTCCTTACCAAAACCATCACTGTGAATGCTCCTGGAATTACCCGTTTTTTCGCAGACGATGAGTGCAAGAACCTGatgaaagagatggagagaaagttTTCGGTCTATATCAACCCACTGTATGTGACCTGGGAGCCCCTGGCCCACCAG GATGTCTTTGAAACTGCATGGATGCAGATGTCCCGCAGAAACTTCCCGAGAGTGTCTTTGGATGATTCTGCTGCTGAGTTAAAATCTGATTCAATGCAAACTGATGGAGCTGCAGACAAAg GCCTTCTAGAGGAGGCAAAGAGACTTGTCCCAACCGTCGATGTAAAACTTGAAGAGGGGGTGTCAGATGGACTGGATGgtgtggaagaggaggacctgtaCACAGCAGAGGAACCACCGGCTGTGGCAGATCAGGACTCTGGTGCGATGCTTGTGGACACTTCCCTGCCTACAGCTGGAGAAAAGACCACCCAGCTGAATGATGGAGCTGTGGGCCTTTCCAGGGAACTTGAAGAAGAGGCTCAGCTGTCCTTAGCCATCCAGTATTCCATGGAGTCAAGCGATTGGTCTctagaggatgaggaggagcagCTTAAAAGAGCCCTGGAGCTGTCCAAGACAATGGTCCAACATGCTGACAAGAGCCCCCGTGTGGACAAGCCGAGGAGACAGGATATGTCCATACAGGAAGCCATTAAGGCAGCCAGCACCTTACAGCTCTTTGTATTTGCAGGTTATGCCTGTGACCTGACGAGGGTGGACATAGCCTTTGGGAAGAAGGTTTCCCAGCGACAGGTGGAAGAGAGAGTGGAGCACCGGACTGTAAAGAGAATGTCTGAGTACCACAAGAACTGTCTGGAGATGATCAAGAGGAAGCATGCAGTAGATATCCAGGTTCAGGGTACCATCATCACCGTTTCGGGCTTCAAGGACTTTGTATATGGAGGAATGTTGgatgtgaagctgctgctggaAAAAATGCCAAACTACGTGTCTGACAGCGAAATCCTGAGAACTGTCCAGTGGCTGCACGAGAACCCAGCCACTAAAGACTCGATTCCATACTCACCAGATGCGATAGTGTTCATCGAGAACATCTGGAGGAAGAAGCTGACAGAGGTTGATATCCTGCTAGACAACCAGCCACACAGGATAGACTTTGAGAAGATGCAAGAGTACAACATAGCTTCAGGGAAATCTGTGAAGATCTCCAGGAAGAGGGTGGACGTAGGAGACCTGGAGACGGAAGTGCCAG TGGAGGAGTACTCTCTGCTGTCAAACCTGCCGGAGGCGAGCAAGGTGCACGAGGAATCTGACGAGTTTCAGAACGTGGTGAAAAGTTTCTACGAGACCATCCAGGAATATCACAGCAAGATCAGAATCATACAG GTGGAGAAGCTCATGAATCGACTCCTGTACAATCAGTACAAGCTGAAGAAGGCCAGCGTGCTGCAGCAGGCCACGTATCCTGTAGTTGAACGGACTCTTTACCACGGCACGAGCGAGACGAGTGTGAAAGAGATCTGCGTTCATGGATTCAACAGAAGCTTCTGTGGGAAGAATG CAACCGTCTACGGTCAGGGGGTGTACTTTGCTGTCAACTCTGCCCTGTCTGTCCAGGATCAGTATTCACCTCCCAATTCAGACGGATACAAATTTATCATGGTGTCAAAGGTTCTAACAGGAGACTACACGAAGGGCTGCCATTCAATGAAAACAGCCCCGCTGAAGGAGACGGGAGATATACCCCTCAGATACGACAGCGTGACGGATGACATCACCAAACCATCAATGTTTGTCATCTTCAATGACACACAAGCTTTTCCTGAATATCTCATTACATGCCAGAGAATTCATCGCTGA